One genomic region from Thalassotalea sp. PS06 encodes:
- the katG gene encoding catalase/peroxidase HPI, with the protein MDNSNDNASGKCPFVHGSMTRQGGMGTDNIDWWPNQLNLKILRQHDSKSNPMSAGFSYQEGFNQLDLSEVKQDLYDLMTDSQPWWPADYGHYGPFFIRMTWHAAGTYRIGDGRGGAGTGAQRFAPLNSWPDNGNLDKARRLLWPVKKKYGDKLSWADLLVLAGNCALESMGFKTFGFGGGREDIWHPEEDIYWGAETEWLTDKRYSGERDLDNPLAAVEMGLIYVNPEGPNGEPSVLASGKDIRETFGRMAMDDEETVALVAGGHTFGKCHGAGDAANVGPEPEAASVENMGLGWINKFGDGHGDDTITSGIEGAWTAKPTTWDNGYFDVLFGYEWDLVKSPAGAWQWVPVNPADEHLAPSAQNPSKKVTTIMTTADMAMRMDPIYGPISKRFHENPDQFADAFARAWFKLTHRDMGPKVRYLGPEVPDEDLIWQDPVPEVTHSLIDSNDINDLKKQIGDSGLSVAELVYTAWSSAASYRDSDKRGGANGARIRLAPQSGWQMNQPAQLTKVLGTLEKIQNGFNVQGSDKQVSIADMIVLAGSVGIEQAAKAAGKTVEVPFSPGRTDAQQEQTDTESFAVLEGKADGFRNYCQSEFANMAEDLLIDKAQLLNLTAPEMTVLVGGLRAMGISYENSDLGVLTDNPGHLTNDFFVNLLDMDTIWQGNDSGTYFEGLSRSNRVTKWRASRVDLLFGSNSELRALSEVYASDNANDKFVDDFINAWVKVMNADRFDL; encoded by the coding sequence ATGGATAACTCAAACGATAACGCTTCCGGAAAGTGTCCTTTTGTGCATGGTAGCATGACGCGCCAGGGTGGCATGGGGACAGACAATATCGATTGGTGGCCAAATCAACTAAACCTGAAAATTCTGCGCCAACACGATTCAAAATCTAACCCGATGTCAGCAGGCTTTTCCTATCAAGAGGGTTTTAATCAGCTTGATTTGAGCGAAGTAAAACAGGATCTTTATGATTTGATGACAGACTCGCAACCTTGGTGGCCTGCCGATTACGGTCATTATGGTCCGTTCTTTATCCGCATGACCTGGCACGCTGCAGGAACCTATCGTATCGGCGATGGTCGCGGTGGTGCTGGTACCGGAGCACAACGCTTCGCCCCTTTAAATTCCTGGCCGGATAACGGCAACCTCGACAAAGCTCGAAGATTATTATGGCCGGTGAAAAAGAAATATGGTGACAAACTGTCCTGGGCCGATTTACTGGTTCTCGCGGGAAATTGCGCACTCGAATCCATGGGTTTTAAAACCTTTGGCTTTGGCGGCGGTCGTGAAGATATCTGGCATCCGGAAGAAGATATTTACTGGGGCGCGGAAACCGAGTGGCTAACCGACAAACGATACAGTGGCGAGCGTGATCTCGACAATCCTCTGGCGGCCGTAGAAATGGGTCTTATCTATGTAAACCCGGAAGGTCCAAATGGCGAGCCCAGCGTGTTGGCTTCAGGTAAAGATATCCGCGAGACCTTTGGCCGCATGGCGATGGACGATGAGGAAACCGTTGCTCTGGTTGCCGGGGGACATACCTTTGGTAAATGTCATGGCGCTGGTGATGCAGCTAATGTTGGGCCGGAACCGGAAGCGGCAAGCGTGGAAAATATGGGACTTGGCTGGATCAATAAATTTGGTGATGGCCATGGCGATGACACTATTACCAGTGGTATTGAAGGCGCATGGACTGCCAAGCCGACAACCTGGGATAACGGTTATTTTGACGTGCTATTTGGCTACGAATGGGATTTGGTAAAAAGCCCCGCAGGAGCCTGGCAGTGGGTACCGGTAAACCCTGCCGATGAGCACCTGGCACCAAGTGCTCAAAACCCATCGAAGAAAGTTACCACGATAATGACAACCGCCGATATGGCGATGCGTATGGATCCTATCTATGGGCCGATTTCAAAACGCTTCCATGAAAATCCAGACCAATTTGCCGATGCATTTGCCCGCGCCTGGTTTAAATTAACCCACAGGGATATGGGGCCGAAGGTGAGATATTTAGGGCCTGAAGTCCCCGACGAAGATCTGATCTGGCAAGATCCTGTGCCTGAGGTTACTCACTCGTTAATCGACAGCAACGATATAAACGACCTGAAAAAACAAATTGGCGACAGCGGACTGTCGGTTGCGGAGCTGGTGTATACCGCATGGTCATCAGCTGCCAGCTACCGGGATTCTGACAAACGCGGTGGTGCAAATGGTGCAAGGATTCGTCTGGCCCCGCAAAGCGGCTGGCAAATGAATCAACCAGCGCAACTAACTAAAGTGCTGGGTACCCTTGAGAAAATCCAAAATGGATTTAACGTGCAAGGTTCCGATAAACAGGTATCAATTGCCGATATGATTGTACTGGCAGGTTCTGTTGGCATTGAACAAGCCGCTAAAGCTGCCGGTAAAACGGTTGAAGTTCCTTTTAGTCCCGGCCGCACAGATGCTCAGCAGGAGCAAACCGATACCGAATCGTTTGCGGTACTCGAAGGTAAAGCCGATGGTTTTCGCAATTATTGTCAATCGGAGTTTGCCAATATGGCTGAGGATCTGCTTATCGATAAAGCCCAGTTGCTTAATCTGACCGCTCCGGAAATGACGGTTTTGGTAGGAGGCTTAAGGGCGATGGGCATTAGTTATGAAAACTCAGATTTAGGTGTCCTTACCGATAACCCGGGACATCTGACTAATGATTTTTTTGTTAACTTACTGGACATGGATACCATCTGGCAGGGTAACGATTCAGGAACCTATTTTGAGGGTCTGAGCCGTTCCAACCGAGTAACCAAGTGGCGCGCATCGCGTGTAGATTTGCTGTTTGGCTCTAACTCCGAGTTAAGAGCACTTTCGGAAGTTTACGCCAGTGATAATGCCAATGATAAATTTGTCGATGACTTTATTAATGCCTGGGTGAAGGTGATGAATGCCGATCGCTTTGATTTGTAA
- a CDS encoding hydroxymethylglutaryl-CoA lyase, with product MIKSNPRLPSSVKLVEVGPRDGLQNEAKAIDAQVKVELVNRLTDTGLSYIETGSFVSSKWVPQMASSADVFAQIKRKDKVTYAALTPNLKGLQAAIDAGATEIAIFGAASESFSQKNINCSIKESLERFSDVVELAKQHNLNIRGYVSCVLGCPYEGEIAPEAVADVAHELFSMGCYEISLGDTIGVGTPHKVQEMLVAVNKYVPMDKLAVHFHDTYGQALANIYAALNMGVAVIDSSVAGLGGCPYAKGASGNVATEDVVYMLDGMGIEHGVNLDLLLAAGWFISDELGRAPVSKVSNAMRAKQSS from the coding sequence ATGATTAAGTCAAATCCAAGACTACCTTCCAGTGTAAAACTGGTGGAAGTGGGCCCGCGAGATGGCCTGCAAAATGAAGCCAAAGCCATTGATGCTCAGGTGAAAGTTGAACTGGTAAACCGGTTAACCGATACGGGCCTTTCCTATATCGAAACCGGCAGTTTCGTGTCGTCGAAATGGGTACCGCAGATGGCATCATCGGCGGATGTGTTTGCGCAGATAAAGCGTAAAGACAAAGTAACTTATGCAGCCCTGACACCAAACTTAAAAGGCTTGCAGGCCGCGATAGACGCTGGTGCAACCGAAATTGCTATTTTTGGTGCCGCTTCAGAAAGCTTTAGCCAAAAAAACATTAACTGCTCTATCAAAGAGTCGTTAGAACGTTTTTCAGATGTGGTTGAGCTGGCTAAGCAGCACAATTTAAACATTCGCGGCTACGTGTCCTGTGTTTTAGGTTGCCCTTACGAGGGGGAAATTGCGCCAGAAGCGGTGGCTGACGTTGCCCATGAGCTGTTTTCCATGGGTTGTTACGAAATTTCCCTTGGCGATACCATAGGTGTTGGTACCCCGCACAAAGTGCAGGAAATGTTAGTAGCCGTGAATAAGTACGTACCAATGGATAAATTGGCGGTGCACTTTCACGATACCTATGGTCAGGCGCTGGCAAATATTTATGCTGCTCTGAATATGGGCGTTGCGGTTATCGACAGTTCGGTTGCGGGTTTAGGTGGTTGTCCCTATGCAAAAGGCGCATCGGGCAATGTCGCCACCGAAGATGTGGTATACATGCTTGACGGCATGGGCATTGAGCACGGTGTTAATTTGGATTTATTGCTTGCAGCCGGGTGGTTTATCAGTGACGAATTAGGACGAGCTCCGGTATCAAAAGTATCAAACGCGATGCGAGCGAAACAAAGCTCATAA
- a CDS encoding enoyl-CoA hydratase/isomerase family protein gives MINNTNPLLDITYPQNGVIDVSLNNPDKFNAFDDALIAAMTDVFEQVAKEDSIRVLILSAKGKHFSAGADLSWMQRMADYTREQNQQDAMALATMLYKLNHLPQATIAKVQGAAFGGAVGLVSCCDMAIASENASFCLSEVKLGLIPATISPYVIQAMGARASRRYFQTAERFNVTTAHQIGLVDEICDIESLDETVARRCQLILGNGPQAVQKAKALVLDFQHREIDDSVLEDTSDRIAEVRVSEEGQEGLQAFFNKRPANWLSDKE, from the coding sequence ATGATTAACAATACAAATCCATTACTGGACATTACCTACCCACAAAACGGGGTGATTGATGTCAGTCTGAATAATCCAGACAAGTTTAATGCCTTCGACGATGCCCTGATTGCAGCGATGACCGATGTCTTTGAACAAGTGGCTAAAGAAGACAGCATCCGAGTGTTGATATTATCGGCTAAAGGTAAACATTTCTCTGCCGGTGCCGATCTATCTTGGATGCAGCGCATGGCCGATTACACTCGCGAGCAAAACCAACAGGATGCGATGGCACTCGCAACCATGCTGTACAAGCTAAATCACTTACCACAAGCGACCATCGCTAAGGTTCAGGGTGCGGCTTTTGGTGGCGCCGTTGGCCTGGTGAGTTGCTGTGATATGGCAATTGCCAGTGAAAACGCCAGTTTTTGTTTATCGGAAGTTAAGCTTGGCCTGATCCCGGCAACCATCAGTCCTTATGTCATTCAGGCGATGGGCGCGCGTGCCAGTCGTCGTTACTTTCAGACCGCCGAGCGATTTAATGTTACGACCGCTCATCAAATCGGTTTGGTAGATGAAATCTGTGATATCGAATCCCTTGACGAAACCGTCGCTCGTCGTTGTCAGCTGATTCTTGGCAATGGCCCACAAGCGGTGCAAAAAGCCAAAGCGTTAGTGCTGGATTTTCAACACCGAGAAATCGATGATTCCGTGCTTGAAGATACCAGTGACCGCATCGCCGAAGTCCGTGTCAGTGAAGAAGGTCAGGAAGGCTTGCAGGCCTTTTTCAATAAACGACCAGCCAACTGGTTAAGCGATAAGGAATAA
- a CDS encoding acetyl/propionyl/methylcrotonyl-CoA carboxylase subunit alpha, protein MFSKILIANRGEIACRVIETARRMGIKTVAVYSDADRHAMHVTLADEAVYIGEAPAKDSYLQGQKVIDAALKTNAQAIHPGYGFLSENAEFCRLCQTNNLTFIGPPVPAIEAMGSKSAAKAIMEKANVPLVPGYHGEDQSEALIKQHADAMGYPVLLKAAAGGGGKGMRQVWSEEEFSSALAAAKRESMAAFNDDVMLVEKYLTQPRHVEIQVFCDNFDNAVYLFERDCSVQRRHQKVIEEAPAPGLSEEVREQMGQAAIAAAKAIGYRGAGTVEFLYENDGSFYFMEMNTRLQVEHPVTEMITGQDLVEWQFRVASGETLPLQQDDLKINGHAFEARIYAEDPDQDFLPATGTLNFLKTPTENAHVRVDTGVRQGDDVSVYYDPMIAKLIVWDEDRSKALARLRGALKHYQIQGVTTNIDFLYNVASNDAFANADIDTSFIEKHQQSLFNEQSGDIESYLPLAATYVLLSQKRDNQALTSANDPYSPWHNNNAWRANEKNLHKFELNAMSERYDIEVEECREGEQQYYLVKCQGQTYDVQGQLLDDGLLVTVNGHRQQVVIAAQQHSFSIFTDLGAITFAKVVEDFNASDDNAGDAGLQAPMNGTLIATLVEVGDEVSKGQALMIMEAMKMEHTIVAPANGKVSEFYYQSGDMIDGGSALLAFDAE, encoded by the coding sequence ATGTTTAGTAAAATACTCATCGCCAACCGTGGCGAAATTGCCTGCCGGGTTATCGAAACGGCTCGTCGCATGGGCATTAAAACGGTCGCGGTATATTCAGATGCCGACCGTCATGCCATGCATGTAACCCTTGCCGATGAAGCGGTTTATATTGGTGAAGCACCAGCAAAAGACAGCTACCTGCAAGGTCAGAAGGTTATCGATGCCGCTTTGAAAACCAATGCCCAGGCGATTCACCCGGGATACGGTTTTCTCTCGGAAAACGCTGAATTTTGTCGACTTTGTCAGACCAACAATCTCACCTTTATCGGTCCTCCGGTTCCTGCGATTGAAGCCATGGGCTCAAAGTCTGCCGCCAAAGCGATTATGGAAAAAGCCAATGTGCCTTTGGTACCTGGTTATCATGGCGAAGACCAATCGGAAGCCTTAATCAAACAACATGCCGATGCCATGGGTTATCCGGTACTGTTAAAAGCGGCTGCCGGTGGCGGTGGTAAAGGTATGCGTCAGGTATGGAGCGAGGAAGAGTTTTCCAGTGCCCTTGCCGCCGCAAAACGTGAATCCATGGCTGCCTTTAACGACGATGTTATGTTGGTTGAAAAGTACCTGACACAACCTCGACATGTGGAGATCCAGGTATTTTGCGATAACTTCGACAATGCCGTGTATCTGTTTGAGCGTGATTGCTCGGTCCAGCGTCGTCACCAAAAGGTGATTGAAGAAGCGCCAGCTCCTGGTTTGAGTGAAGAGGTTCGTGAGCAAATGGGCCAGGCAGCGATTGCCGCAGCTAAGGCTATCGGTTATCGCGGTGCGGGTACCGTAGAGTTTTTGTATGAAAACGATGGGTCATTTTACTTTATGGAAATGAATACCCGTTTACAGGTCGAGCATCCGGTTACAGAAATGATCACCGGCCAGGATTTGGTTGAATGGCAATTTCGTGTGGCTTCAGGGGAAACCTTACCGCTGCAACAGGACGATCTGAAAATAAACGGTCATGCCTTCGAAGCGCGAATTTATGCCGAAGACCCGGATCAAGACTTTCTGCCAGCAACCGGTACTCTGAACTTCTTAAAAACACCAACGGAAAACGCCCATGTGCGCGTTGATACCGGTGTTCGTCAAGGCGATGACGTCAGCGTTTACTATGACCCTATGATTGCTAAGCTGATTGTCTGGGATGAAGACAGAAGCAAAGCATTAGCAAGGCTTCGCGGCGCACTAAAGCATTATCAAATCCAGGGTGTCACCACCAATATTGATTTTCTTTACAACGTTGCCAGTAACGATGCTTTCGCTAACGCCGATATCGATACCAGCTTTATTGAGAAACATCAGCAGAGCCTGTTTAATGAACAGTCTGGGGATATCGAAAGCTATCTGCCGCTTGCAGCTACCTATGTCCTGCTTTCTCAAAAGCGCGATAATCAGGCACTCACCAGCGCCAATGATCCTTACTCGCCGTGGCATAACAATAATGCCTGGCGCGCCAATGAGAAGAACCTTCATAAATTTGAACTTAACGCCATGTCTGAGCGCTATGACATTGAAGTTGAAGAGTGTCGTGAAGGTGAACAGCAGTATTATCTGGTGAAATGTCAGGGGCAAACCTATGATGTTCAGGGGCAATTACTCGATGACGGCTTGTTAGTCACTGTCAATGGCCATCGTCAGCAAGTAGTGATTGCCGCTCAACAACATAGCTTTTCCATTTTCACTGACCTTGGCGCCATCACCTTTGCTAAAGTTGTTGAAGATTTTAATGCTAGCGACGACAACGCTGGTGATGCTGGCTTACAGGCGCCAATGAATGGCACCTTAATCGCCACCTTAGTTGAAGTTGGTGATGAGGTTAGTAAAGGGCAGGCATTGATGATCATGGAAGCGATGAAAATGGAACATACTATCGTTGCGCCTGCAAATGGCAAAGTCAGTGAGTTCTATTATCAAAGTGGTGACATGATTGATGGCGGCTCTGCCCTACTCGCCTTTGACGCTGAGTAA
- a CDS encoding isovaleryl-CoA dehydrogenase → MISRFSSLNFNLGETVDMIRDQVNAFARDEIAPRAEQIDIDNEFPNDLWRKFGDMGLLGMTVDEQYGGSGLGYIEHAVAMEEISRASASVGLSYGAHSNLCLNQINRNGTHEQKMKYLPKLCSGEHIGALAMSEPNAGSDVVSMKIRAEKKGDKYVLNGNKMWITNGPDANTYVIYAKTDIHAGSKGITAFIVERDYPGFSRHQKLDKLGMRGSNTCELVFEDCEVPEENILGELNKGVAVLMSGLDYERVVLSAGPLGIMSACMDSVVPYIHDRKQFGQSIGEFQLIQGKVADMYTQMNAARAYVYMVAQACDRGETTRKDAAGAILYAAELATKMSLDAIQILGGNGYINEFPTGRLLRDAKLYEIGAGTSEIRRMLIGRELFNESK, encoded by the coding sequence ATGATCTCCCGTTTCTCTTCACTGAATTTTAATCTTGGCGAAACCGTTGACATGATCCGCGATCAGGTAAACGCATTTGCCCGCGATGAAATCGCTCCACGCGCTGAACAAATTGATATTGATAATGAGTTTCCAAATGACCTGTGGCGCAAATTTGGCGACATGGGCCTGTTAGGTATGACCGTTGATGAGCAATACGGTGGTAGCGGCCTTGGCTACATTGAACACGCTGTGGCAATGGAAGAAATTAGCCGCGCTTCTGCATCTGTAGGCTTGAGCTATGGCGCCCATTCAAACCTGTGCCTGAACCAAATTAACCGCAACGGTACCCATGAGCAGAAGATGAAGTATCTGCCTAAGCTATGCTCGGGTGAACATATTGGTGCTTTAGCGATGAGTGAACCAAACGCGGGTTCTGACGTGGTTAGCATGAAGATTCGCGCCGAGAAAAAAGGCGATAAGTACGTATTAAACGGCAACAAGATGTGGATCACCAATGGTCCTGATGCCAACACTTATGTCATTTACGCAAAAACCGATATTCACGCCGGTTCTAAAGGTATCACCGCCTTTATCGTTGAGCGTGACTACCCTGGTTTTAGCCGTCACCAAAAACTAGACAAGCTGGGTATGCGCGGCTCAAACACCTGTGAGCTGGTATTTGAAGACTGTGAAGTACCAGAAGAGAACATTCTTGGCGAGCTAAACAAAGGTGTGGCGGTACTGATGAGTGGCCTTGATTACGAGCGTGTGGTTCTGTCTGCCGGACCTCTGGGTATTATGTCTGCATGTATGGACAGCGTAGTGCCTTACATTCACGACCGTAAGCAATTCGGTCAGTCAATTGGTGAGTTCCAGCTTATCCAGGGCAAAGTGGCCGATATGTACACGCAAATGAATGCTGCAAGAGCCTATGTCTATATGGTTGCTCAGGCTTGTGATCGCGGTGAGACAACCCGTAAAGATGCCGCCGGTGCGATTTTGTATGCCGCAGAGCTTGCAACCAAAATGTCACTGGATGCGATCCAAATTTTAGGCGGTAATGGTTATATCAACGAATTCCCTACCGGTCGTCTGTTACGTGATGCCAAGCTTTATGAAATCGGTGCAGGTACGTCGGAAATCCGCCGTATGCTGATTGGCCGTGAGCTATTTAACGAGTCTAAATAA
- a CDS encoding carboxyl transferase domain-containing protein: MAKLHSKINTRSEDFANNQSHMQEQVDDLTALLGKIKQGGGEKYQQRHLSRGKLLPRDRVYQVLDAGSPFLELSQLAAFEVYDDYVPAAGIITGIGRVNGQECVIIANDATVKGGTYYPLTVKKHLRAQTIAEENNLPCIYLVDSGGANLPNQDEVFPDKEHFGRIFFNQANMSAKNIPQIAAVMGSCTAGGAYVPAMADESIIVKEQGTIFLAGPPLVKAATGEVVSAEELGGADVHCRTSGVADHYAQNDQHALQLVRQAVGNLNRVKPGQLDIKPPKEPLYDSKEIYGVIPKDARQPYDVREVIARVVDGSEFDEFKALYGTTLVCGFARIHGYPVGIVANNGILFGESAQKGAHFVELCAQRKIPLVFLQNITGFMVGKQYESGGIAKHGAKMVTAVACAQVPKFTVLIGGSFGAGNYGMCGRAYDPRFMFMWPNARISVMGGEQAAGVLAQVKRDQKAKRDEQWSEQEEQAFKQPIIDEYEKQGHPYYASARLWDDGVIDPADTRQVLSLALSSALNAEIKDTRFGIFRM, encoded by the coding sequence GTGGCCAAACTACACAGTAAAATTAATACGCGAAGTGAAGACTTCGCCAACAACCAGTCCCATATGCAGGAGCAGGTTGACGATTTAACTGCCCTACTCGGAAAAATTAAACAAGGCGGTGGTGAGAAATATCAACAGCGCCATCTTTCCCGTGGAAAGCTACTGCCAAGAGACCGAGTCTATCAGGTACTTGATGCGGGTTCTCCGTTTCTGGAGTTATCACAACTTGCGGCCTTTGAGGTCTATGACGATTACGTGCCAGCAGCCGGTATTATCACAGGTATTGGCCGGGTGAATGGTCAGGAGTGTGTGATTATCGCCAATGATGCAACAGTGAAAGGTGGAACTTATTACCCGCTAACCGTGAAAAAGCATCTACGCGCGCAAACTATTGCCGAAGAGAACAACCTGCCATGTATTTACCTGGTGGATTCTGGGGGTGCTAACCTGCCAAACCAGGATGAGGTCTTCCCGGATAAAGAGCATTTTGGTCGTATCTTCTTTAACCAAGCCAATATGTCTGCCAAGAACATTCCGCAGATTGCCGCAGTAATGGGCTCTTGTACCGCAGGTGGTGCTTATGTACCAGCGATGGCCGATGAGTCAATCATTGTAAAAGAACAAGGTACGATTTTCCTTGCCGGTCCACCGCTGGTAAAAGCAGCTACCGGCGAAGTCGTTTCTGCCGAAGAGCTCGGCGGAGCCGATGTTCATTGTCGTACTTCTGGTGTTGCCGATCACTACGCGCAAAACGATCAACACGCATTGCAACTAGTCCGTCAGGCCGTTGGTAACCTGAACCGGGTCAAACCGGGTCAATTGGATATCAAACCACCGAAAGAACCTCTGTACGACAGCAAAGAAATTTACGGTGTTATTCCAAAAGATGCGAGACAGCCCTATGACGTCCGAGAAGTCATTGCCCGGGTGGTTGATGGCAGTGAATTTGATGAATTCAAAGCCTTATATGGAACCACGCTAGTGTGTGGCTTTGCCCGCATACACGGCTACCCTGTCGGTATTGTTGCCAATAACGGTATTTTGTTTGGTGAGTCCGCACAAAAAGGGGCGCATTTTGTTGAGCTGTGTGCGCAGCGAAAAATCCCACTGGTATTTTTGCAAAACATCACTGGTTTCATGGTTGGTAAACAATATGAATCTGGCGGTATTGCCAAGCATGGCGCGAAGATGGTAACCGCTGTGGCCTGTGCTCAGGTTCCCAAGTTTACAGTGTTAATAGGCGGCAGTTTTGGTGCGGGTAACTATGGTATGTGTGGCCGTGCTTACGATCCTCGCTTTATGTTCATGTGGCCAAACGCACGAATTTCTGTAATGGGCGGCGAACAGGCAGCTGGTGTTCTGGCGCAGGTTAAACGTGACCAGAAAGCGAAACGCGACGAGCAATGGAGCGAGCAAGAAGAACAGGCATTTAAACAGCCGATTATCGACGAATATGAAAAGCAGGGTCACCCTTATTATGCATCTGCGCGTTTGTGGGATGACGGCGTTATTGACCCGGCGGATACTCGTCAGGTCCTAAGCCTTGCCCTATCCAGTGCATTAAATGCCGAGATTAAAGACACTCGCTTCGGCATTTTTAGGATGTAA
- a CDS encoding VanZ family protein, with protein sequence MTQLLALVRTYWVLLTLILLTIILLLSLYPLQALPTVPGTDKTHHFLAYFALVMPMALRKPSYWPVVVLAFVLIGGGIELLQPFVNRYGEWLDLTANTSGVICGFIVGQIINRLFPDTSLETIECAKQEVIERE encoded by the coding sequence ATGACCCAGTTGTTAGCCCTGGTCAGAACCTATTGGGTCCTGCTTACTTTGATACTTCTTACGATAATTTTGTTGTTGTCGCTTTACCCGTTACAGGCATTGCCTACCGTACCCGGAACCGATAAAACCCATCATTTTCTCGCGTATTTTGCCTTGGTGATGCCGATGGCACTGCGTAAGCCTTCATACTGGCCCGTCGTGGTGTTAGCTTTTGTATTAATCGGTGGCGGCATCGAATTGCTCCAACCATTTGTGAATCGCTATGGCGAGTGGCTGGACTTAACCGCAAACACCTCAGGTGTGATTTGTGGTTTTATTGTCGGTCAAATTATCAATCGCCTATTTCCAGATACAAGTCTTGAGACCATTGAATGTGCTAAACAGGAAGTTATCGAGCGGGAATAG
- the recN gene encoding DNA repair protein RecN, which translates to MLTNLSIRNFAIVSHVEIDWHHGMTTITGETGAGKSIAIDALGLCLGERATTSVVRPGTDKAELIASFDVSGNKKAKQWLTEQELNDENDCIIRRLINSEGRSKAYINGTPVPLAQLKMLGQLLINIHGQHDHQLLLKTTEQRQLLDDYAQHHGLLDDIKFFQKQWRTKNNELNSLLESQQQRQAQQQLLQYQVKELDEFSLQQGEFSQLEADFKRHANAQQLLVISGQCLNQLSDENEYSVSAQLQKIADDVQQLAALDKGAESIANMLVDASIQIQEASRDLNYYQQSIDLDPEAFNLIEERYSTAITLARKHQVNPEDLFDYHQKLQAQLSQLSGDEERHQHLHDELDTIKEQYHQIAEKLRVSREKSAKKLAKLITESMRELSMPDARFNVQIDHQVNEQLSSHGYDDIEFLVSMNPGQPMEALHKVASGGELSRISLAIQVILAEKVITPTLIFDEVDVGISGPTAAKVGQKLQQLGSNTQVICVTHLPQVASKGQQQLFVAKLTDGKHTQTSVTPLAQDAREREIARLLAGDEITDNAIANAKELLAS; encoded by the coding sequence ATGTTAACCAATCTTAGTATTCGCAACTTCGCGATTGTTAGCCATGTAGAAATTGACTGGCATCATGGAATGACCACGATAACCGGTGAAACCGGTGCAGGTAAATCTATTGCAATCGATGCTCTAGGGTTATGTTTAGGTGAGCGTGCGACAACATCTGTGGTTCGTCCCGGTACCGACAAAGCCGAGTTAATCGCCAGTTTTGATGTCAGTGGTAATAAAAAAGCAAAGCAGTGGTTAACTGAGCAAGAACTGAATGACGAAAACGACTGTATTATTCGCCGGTTAATTAACAGCGAAGGCCGCTCAAAAGCTTATATCAATGGCACCCCGGTTCCCCTTGCACAACTTAAAATGCTCGGCCAGTTATTGATCAACATTCATGGTCAACACGATCACCAATTACTGTTAAAAACCACTGAGCAACGTCAGCTCCTTGACGATTATGCTCAACACCATGGTTTACTTGATGATATTAAGTTTTTCCAAAAGCAATGGCGCACCAAAAATAACGAATTAAATTCATTGCTGGAAAGTCAGCAACAGCGCCAAGCTCAACAACAACTGCTGCAATATCAGGTTAAAGAGCTGGATGAATTTTCACTGCAACAGGGTGAATTTTCGCAACTTGAAGCGGATTTCAAACGCCACGCCAATGCCCAGCAGTTATTGGTTATATCGGGTCAATGCCTGAATCAACTGAGCGATGAAAACGAATATTCGGTCAGCGCTCAGCTTCAGAAAATTGCCGATGATGTGCAGCAGCTAGCGGCATTAGATAAAGGTGCAGAATCTATTGCCAATATGTTGGTTGATGCCAGCATTCAGATTCAGGAAGCGTCTCGCGACTTAAATTATTATCAGCAAAGCATTGATTTGGATCCTGAAGCATTCAACCTAATTGAAGAGCGTTACTCTACAGCGATTACCCTGGCTCGAAAGCATCAGGTAAATCCTGAAGATTTATTCGATTATCATCAAAAGCTTCAGGCCCAGTTATCGCAGCTAAGTGGCGATGAAGAGCGCCATCAGCATTTGCATGATGAGTTAGATACTATCAAAGAGCAATACCATCAGATTGCTGAAAAACTGCGAGTAAGTCGTGAAAAATCTGCGAAGAAGCTTGCTAAACTGATCACCGAATCTATGCGTGAATTAAGTATGCCTGACGCTCGCTTCAATGTGCAAATTGATCACCAGGTAAATGAGCAGCTATCCAGCCATGGCTATGATGATATTGAATTTCTCGTGAGTATGAACCCAGGGCAACCGATGGAAGCATTACACAAAGTTGCCTCTGGCGGTGAGTTGTCACGAATCAGTCTTGCGATTCAAGTTATTCTTGCTGAAAAAGTCATTACCCCAACCTTAATTTTCGATGAAGTAGACGTTGGTATTAGCGGTCCGACCGCGGCGAAAGTTGGCCAGAAGCTGCAGCAACTTGGCAGCAATACCCAGGTGATATGTGTCACTCACCTGCCGCAGGTTGCCAGTAAAGGTCAGCAACAACTATTTGTTGCAAAACTCACTGATGGCAAACATACGCAAACTTCAGTAACACCTTTGGCACAGGATGCGAGGGAGAGAGAAATTGCGCGTTTATTGGCCGGTGATGAAATTACCGATAATGCGATTGCCAATGCCAAAGAAC